The sequence GCCTATCTGCACGGGCACGGGCAGATCGTCCCCGGCCTGGAGGGCGCGCTGGGCGGCCTGGGCGTGGGTGAGAGCAAGCAGGTGGTGGTGGCGCCGGATCAGGGCTACGGCAACCACAACCCGGAGGGCGTGCGGACCGTCCCCCGCTCCATGCTGCCGCCGGGCTTCGCGCCCCAGGTGGGCCAGACGCTGATGGCGCAGACGGAGGACGGCAACATCCCCCTGCGCATCCAGACGGTGAACCCGGACTCCGTCGTGGTGGACTTGAACCACCCGCTCGCCGGCAAGACGCTCCACTTCGATGTCACCGTGCGCGAAGTGCGTGACGCGACGCAGGAAGAGCTCACGCACGGCCACGTGCACGGGCCGGGCGGCGCGCACGAGTAACGCCCCGGGACGGCACGGAGCGTTTCGTTCCTCCGGGGGGCGTGAACTATCTTGCGCCCCCCATGGCTCCTCCCGTCCCGAACCCCAGCCAGCTCCGCGTCCCCCCGCCCGACCCCGGCGCCGTCCCTGACCGGCCCGGCGCCTCCGCGGCCATGGATCCGGAGCTGTACTGGCGGGAGCACGTCTACCAGGGCGGCGCGCGGCAGCTCACCGTGCGCGCCGTCATCGCCGGGATGCTCATTGGCGCGGTGATGTGCCTGTCCAACCTCTACGTCATCCTCAAGACGGGCTGGAGCCTGGGCGTCACCATCACCGCGTGCATCCTGGCGTTCGCGGT is a genomic window of Corallococcus macrosporus containing:
- a CDS encoding FKBP-type peptidyl-prolyl cis-trans isomerase, translating into MKIANGKVVALEYRLHLGDGQVIDQSAPGQPLAYLHGHGQIVPGLEGALGGLGVGESKQVVVAPDQGYGNHNPEGVRTVPRSMLPPGFAPQVGQTLMAQTEDGNIPLRIQTVNPDSVVVDLNHPLAGKTLHFDVTVREVRDATQEELTHGHVHGPGGAHE